A genomic region of Eucalyptus grandis isolate ANBG69807.140 chromosome 5, ASM1654582v1, whole genome shotgun sequence contains the following coding sequences:
- the LOC104447691 gene encoding laccase-14-like — translation MGTFLGYAFTLTLLFCIAQGKVLYYDFVVKETPIDMLCETNRTVLTVNGLFPGPEIRAHKGDTIYVNVTNIGPYGVTIHWHGVRQIRYPWSDGPENITQCPIPTNSSFLQKVILTEEEGTLWWHAHSDWTRATVHGPIIILPVGDTNYPYKFDEQHTIVIAEWYARDTKAIIDEALATGGDPDLSVAYTINGQPGDTYPCSNGLMYNITVMQGKTYLFRIIHSGMNEEMFFGIAKHNLTVVGMDGAYLKPLKTNYLMITPGQTMDVLVTANQRPGRYYMLFSPFVDTNAPSNENVTRGIFQYSGSYNHSETPALPELPGFTNKSDAGNFTIQLRSLNSKEHLSTVPTKITRNITITVSVNQQPCPTNKTCLGPQGSMHSASLNNISFSTPSISILQAYYNNINGVYNKTFPDKPPFVFDYTGNVSALGEAAFVSTKVLMIKYNEEVEIRFQGTNFGAAENHPMHLHGYSFYVVGMGDGNFSDSYVSQYNTVDPPYINTVGLPKNGWTAIRFKANNPGVWFMHCHLERHASWGMDTVLIVGEGPNKDQKMLPPPQHMPPCSGL, via the exons atggggaCATTTCTAGGGTATGCGTTCACCTTGACCCTGCTCTTTTGCATAGCTCAAGGCAAAGTCCTCTACTATGATTTCGTG GTGAAGGAGACACCCATTGACATGTTGTGTGAGACGAATCGGACTGTATTGACCGTGAATGGTTTGTTTCCGGGGCCGGAGATCCGTGCTCACAAGGGTGATACCATCTACGTCAATGTTACCAACATAGGACCTTACGGAGTCACTATTCATTG GCATGGAGTGAGACAAATAAGGTATCCTTGGTCTGATGGCCCGGAGAACATCACACAATGCCCAATCCCTACAAACTCAAGCTTCCTTCAGAAAGTCAttctcaccgaagaagaaggCACGCTATGGTGGCATGCTCATAGTGATTGGACACGTGCAACTGTACATGGCCCTATAATCATTTTGCCCGTTGGCGACACCAACTACCCTTACAAGTTTGATGAACAACACACAATTGTGATTG CTGAATGGTATGCGAGAGATACGAAGGCCATAATTGATGAGGCTCTTGCTACTGGAGGCGATCCAGACTTGTCTGTGGCCTATACCATCAATGGTCAACCTGGAGACACTTATCCATGCTCTAATG gtttGATGTACAATATAACAGTCATGCAAGGAAAAACGTATCTCTTTCGAATAATCCACTCTGGGATGAACGAAGAGATGTTCTTTGGCATAGCCAAGCACAATCTCACCGTAGTCGGAATGGATGGAGCTTATTTGAAGCCACTTAAGACTAATTACCTCATGATAACTCCTGGTCAAACAATGGACGTTTTGGTCACTGCGAACCAAAGACCCGGTCGCTACTACATGCTATTTAGTCCGTTTGTGGACACCAATGCCCCGTCCAATGAAAATGTCACGAGGGGGATATTCCAATACAGCGGTAGTTATAACCACTCAGAGACTCCTGCGTTACCTGAGCTTCCAGGTTTTACCAACAAGAGCGACGCTGGAAATTTCACTATCCAGTTGAGGAGTTTGAACAGCAAAGAACATCTGTCCACGGTTCCGACCAAAATCACTAGGAACATTACGATCACAGTGTCCGTGAATCAACAGCCATGTCCTACTAATAAAACATGTCTTGGTCCACAGGGCTCTATGCATTCAGCAAGCTTGAACAACATAAGTTTTTCGACTCCGTCGATTAGCATTCTGCAAGCATACTACAA CAATATAAATGGAGTGTACAACAAAACTTTTCCGGATAAACCACCTTTTGTGTTCGACTACACCGGAAACGTTTCGGCCCTAGGGGAAGCTGCCTTTGTGAGCACCAAAGTGTTGATGATTAAGTATAACGAGGAGGTCGAAATAAGATTCCAAGGGACCAACTTCGGAGCAGCGGAGAATCACCCCATGCATTTGCACGGCTATAGCTTTTATGTCGTTGGAATGGGCGATGGAAATTTCAGCGACTCCTATGTGTCGCAGTATAATACAGTGGATCCGCCCTATATTAACACTGTTGGACTCCCCAAAAACGGGTGGACAGCGATCAGATTCAAAGCCAATAATCCAG GAGTGTGGTTCATGCACTGTCACTTAGAACGCCATGCAAGCTGGGGAATGGACACCGTCCTCATCGTCGGAGAGGGGCCAAACAAGGATCAGAAGATGCTTCCGCCTCCCCAACACATGCCTCCTTGTTCTGGGCTTTAA